The following coding sequences lie in one Arachis hypogaea cultivar Tifrunner chromosome 4, arahy.Tifrunner.gnm2.J5K5, whole genome shotgun sequence genomic window:
- the LOC112798316 gene encoding protein FAR1-RELATED SEQUENCE 5-like translates to MHSVWNAGDRHGNIDKRTYTLKHKHYEDFQQIFEACSIGDQLEQVSLLEKELDRYYNNSMYAPFEEEGVVEENAASDGDDFEGVGGHSAESGAEGIDDDVYGDGFYDNWEERGIDRLTDLGCMNLKEIRADHIKMLHFADREVAFAFYNLYAKMNGFAARRYRSRRNMNNEVTQQSFVCFRQGFRKHNDCEERKREPKPETRCGCEAEMRVHVHRESGRWIIIYFQEVHNHKMLEDTLTFMLPGHRMMNAAAINQMNMMLKVGIRTPQIYASFVQTAGGHENVPFLKRDMYNQIDKQRKLIGGDAKSCLKLLESMAERNPGMFVRYLADKDGRLVHLFWSDNCSQLDFHLFGDVLAFDATYRKNKYMCPLVVFSGVNHHNQTIVFAAALVANETEETYTWLLQQFLEAMKGKAPGCVITDGHGAMKKAIETVFPGAYHRLCAWHLIRNATSNISNPVFTSEFKKCMLFDYEVSEFEERWQKVVSELGLETNQWVCDLYAKRAMWATAYIRGHFFGGFRTTSRCEGLHSMLGKFVHSRHNLKDFVEQFFRCISQMRSREAHTDLQSIVGDLVMQTPLHALERSAANSLTREIFLLFRPMLSRACTLKVRSCTYTPMCKIYTLSRSGDAQREWQVSHYPNGTFFKCSCMRMESLGIPCDHIVAVLVHMDATEIPSTLVLGRWSKDARSKVREFMEKGPFCWDSMVNCRNWMLNDLCRELCVVASNDADQFVQVTQKIRNEISRVKGSVKEVGERANVVGSSTLEECVRDPNILF, encoded by the exons ATGCATTCAGTCTGGAATGCCGGTGACCGCCATGGAAACATAGACAAGCGAACCTACACTTTGAAGCATAAACATTATGAAGATTTTCAACAAATCT TTGAGGCATGTTCTATTGGAGATCAATTAGAACAA GTGTCGTTATTAGAGAAAGAACTGGACAGGTATTATAACAATTCGATGTATGCACCATTCGAAGAAGAAGGGGTCGTCGAGGAGAATGCAGCGAGCGATGGAGATGATTTCGAGGGGGTTGGGGGACATTCGGCTGAGTCAGGTGCAGAAGGCATTGACGATGATGTATACGGTGATGGTTTTTATGACAACTGGGAAGAAAGGGGAATTGATAGGCTGACTGATCTGGGTTGTATGAATTTGAAAGAAATTAGGGCCGATCATATTAAAATGTTACATTTTGCAGACCGGGAAGTTGCTTTTGCTTTCTATAACCTATATGCAAAGATGAACGGGTTTGCCGCAAGAAGGTACCGGTCGCGGCGGAACATGAACAACGAGGTTACACAACAGTCCTTTGTTTGCTTTAGGCAGGGATTTAGAAAGCACAATGATTGTGAAGAACGTAAAAGGGAACCAAAGCCAGAGACTAGATGTGGTTGTGAGGCTGAGATGCGTGTACATGTACACAGGGAAAGTGGAAGATGGATCATAATCTATTTTCAGGAAGTTCATAATCACAAAATGCTTGAGGACACACTAACTTTTATGCTTCCCGGACACAGGATGATGAACGCGGCAGCTATTAATCAGATGAATATGATGCTTAAGGTCGGCATTAGGACTCCACAAATTTATGCATCATTTGTGCAAACCGCAGGAGGCCACGAAAATGTTCCGTTTTTGAAAAGAGATATGTACAACCAAATAGACAAACAAAGAAAGCTCATTGGCGGGGATGCAAAATCGTGTCTTAAGTTGTTAGAATCAATGGCAGAGCGGAACCCAGGAATGTTTGTAAGATACTTGGCAGATAAAGATGGGCGATTGGTTCACCTGTTTTGGTCAGACAATTGCAGTCAGCTAGATTTCCATCTTTTTGGGGATGTGTTAGCATTTGATGCAACATATCGTAAGAATAAGTACATGTGCCCACTTGTGGTTTTTTCCGGTGTAAACCATCATAATCAAACAATTGTATTTGCTGCAGCACTAGTTGCAAACGAGACGGAAGAAACATACACTTGGTTACTTCAGCAGTTTCTTGAAGCAATGAAAGGGAAGGCACCTGGATGTGTTATAACTGATGGTCACGGTGCAATGAAGAAGGCCATTGAAACTGTATTTCCAGGTGCTTATCATCGACTCTGTGCTTGGCATTTAATTAGGAATGCTACTTCAAATATTAGCAATCCAGTGTTTACATCTGAATTCAAAAAATGCATGTTATTTGACTATGAGGTATCTGAGTTTGAGGAAAGATGGCAGAAGGTTGTATCGGAACTTGGTCTCGAGACTAATCAGTGGGTGTGTGATCTTTATGCCAAGAGAGCAATGTGGGCCACTGCATATATCCGCGGACATTTTTTCGGTGGCTTCCGAACAACCTCAAGGTGTGAAGGTTTACATTCTATGCTTGGCAAGTTTGTACACTCTAGACATAACTTGAAGGACTTTGTGGAGCAGTTCTTTCGGTGCATATCTCAGATGAGGTCTCGGGAAGCACACACTGATTTGCAATCTATTGTTGGGGATTTGGTAATGCAGACACCATTGCATGCTCTTGAGAGATCGGCTGCAAATTCACTTACACGGGAAATTTTTCTATTGTTCAGGCCAATGCTTTCACGAGCTTGCACGTTGAAGGTTCGCTCCTGCACATACACACCTATGTGTAAGATTTATACACTTTCACGATCCGGAGATGCACAGCGAGAGTGGCAAGTCTCACATTATCCTAATGGAACTTTCTTTAAGTGTTCATGCATGAGGATGGAGTCATTGGGTATTCCATGTGATCACATTGTGGCGGTCCTTGTTCATATGGATGCCACAGAGATACCGTCAACTTTGGTTCTGGGCAGGTGGTCAAAGGATGCCAGGTCCAAAGTTAGGGAATTCATGGAAAAAGGACCATTTTGTTGGGATTCAATGGTCAATTGTCGTAATTGGATGTTGAATGACTTGTGTAGGGAGCTGTGTGTGGTAGCGTCCAACGATGCTGATCAGTTTGTGCAAGTCACCCAGAAAATTAGGAATGAGATCTCCCGTGTTAAGGGTTCAGTCAAAGAGGTTGGCGAAAGAGCGAATGTGGTCGGATCCTCCACTCTGGAGGAATGTGTTAGGGATccgaatattttattttga